The Apus apus isolate bApuApu2 chromosome 1, bApuApu2.pri.cur, whole genome shotgun sequence nucleotide sequence AGTGTGACCAGACAGGCTTACGTTTCTGAATAAAAGCTTCAATGCCTTCTTGCCCATCTCTCAAAGTCAAATTGTCTGCCATGACCTGAGTGGTGATTTTGTAAGCAGTATCCAGGTCCTGTGCCATCTGTCTGTAAAAGGTGGCTTTCCCCAGTGCCAGGACAGATTTGCTGCTTTTGCATATCTTGTGAGAGATTTTCATGGTCTCTTCTTCCAGCTTGTCTTCTGGCACCACCTTGCTGACAAGCCCGTGCATTAATGCTTCTTGGGCAGAAAGAGGTTCACCTGTGAAGAGCATCTCTAATGCCAcctgaacaagaaaaaaatactgtgttaaGTCATTCAACTGCCttattgctttcatttgtttggGAAACTTGTCCCTCCTCCTTCAAGTACACATTTAAGATTTAAATCTTTCGGCCTCTTAAACTGCCAAGGTTGTGTTAAGAGATTTCAGCAAAGAGAAGGAACAGGTCTACAGCTGGCCTTTTTCAAACCTGCCTGCTGAGTGCAGCTGTCCTAAGCTGACACCTTGGGCTTTTTGTTCATAAGTCCACAATCTCTAGTGATTGTAGTAAAAACTAAGAGAGATGTGGATAGTCCACAATGTCAGATAACTAAACTCAGTATTTTAAGCTGGGAATACAAGAATAAAGACTTGCTACTTCAATGCAGGTTGTTGAAAATACCTGCCTTAGCTTAAGGTTGGTGGgggtgttttaaaatatatctttctTATAGCCACGTTTATCTCATGCTCCTGCTGTTTGTACTTCAGGTTTCAAATTACTTCAGCACCTTGTACTTCAggtttcaaattaaaaaatcccctGAATACTCAGTGACTATTCAACATTATGCATCAGTAAGAATTTTTTCCATGACTCCTGATGCCATTGACTGATGCCCTGAATCATGACATCTGATTATCCTCATTAGTATCTTTGGTCTGGTAGCTTACAAACAATGACAACATTTTGTTTGATAAAAGGTAAAATCTGTAATCCTAAGAACTGTAGGTAATATTCTTGCTGCTTTGAAAAGTAGCACAGAGAGAAGTATATCctacatgttttaaaaaggtCATCATAAAGCCCAGAAATACTAATTCAGAAACAGTTGTAACTGTACACTATAgcacacctgaaaaaaaaaaaaacaaacccaaaccacagaCAATCTTTGAACAGAATGACCTCACAGATGGGAAATTTAAAGTTCAAGCTTTTATCCAACAATTGCACTTCTGCAGTTAAGTCCTTGCATCTTAGAAGAGCCCTGCTTGGGCTTTGAGAGTCTGTCCATGTGAATCCAACTGGATCAGAacttaaaatgtcttttctcaGTTACAGAAGCTTTGCAGATCGTGCAGATTGTTTATGCAGTGAGAGATGTGTACTCACTATCAGtaggaaacaaagcaggaatAAAGTACAGAGAGGTTTTAGGTGCTATTTAAAGCATCTTGATCTACACCCAGGCAGATCATGCTGGCAGTGAAATGTCACCTGCCTGGCAAGAACTGGTACCTCGGTGGGCTTGATATCCTGAACTTGCAGAGGCTTCCTCCTCAGGGGAGAACATAATTGTCTAAAGCACAGGGCTGTCTGTTGGGATGAAAAGAGATTGCTGAGCTAGTGTGCTGCTGGTATGAGTTCCTGCTGGTTGGAATCACATCAGTAGGAAGCTGCTTTCCCTAAACAGGTTCatctctttattatttttcccagtcCAGAGAGTTATAAAGATATCTTTGGCaaggaagtattttaaatgttgtagtgcaggaaaataatgtttagGCAATGGAACTAAAACTCCTAACGTGGGAACCTACTTCTTGCAAAATTACAAGTAGTATCTGGGAAGGAAACCTACCTTCCTCGGAAGAGATCTGCCCAAGGCCACCGCTGGTGTGGAGCAGAACAGCCCAATGTTTACTCCAGGAGTAGCAAATTGAGATTTCTCACTTGCCACTGCGATGTCACAGCTTGCCACAAGCTGACAGCCTGCTGCTGTAGCCAAGCCATTTACTTTGGCAATCACTGGTACGGGAAGTTTCTGGATTAAAGTCATCACCTGCATTCACAAAACAAAGTGGTCAGTCCCTGAAATGTAAGCAGTGCCTGTCCTAAAACTTACAATTGCTTCACACACCCGATGCGtgcatttttcagctttattaCTTGGagtttggaaaaagaagaaagctctCTGCAAAACCTGTCGTATTGCACGAGATCACTGCTATTCCTGTAACTTCTCAGTTGTGTTTGTGTAGTTTGAGGAAATGGAAAACACaagaaggagaggcagaaacACTTGGTATCAGATCTGCATGGAGCTTGGGTGTCTCTGCACTGCAGGTCCTGGCTATGGGAAGATGTGTATCCAACACATACCATCCCCACCTTCATCTGCCCCATAATGGAAACTGACTTAATAATAAGTCTCTGTCCCAAGGAATTAGACCAGCTTATTGCTGGTGTCTGCATGATCTTGAGCCTGGGTTCATCTCACCCATGCACAATTATTAGATGTCTTTCTAGGTTTACTTTGCATTCCAGGGAGAGACTTAAACTGCTAGGAAACAATTTTTCCTGCTCGCATTACacataaaatgcaaaaccagaCTCACTCTCTCATTCTCTTGGTTAATTCTTGAAGATTGGACATCCAGCTTCAGAGAGCAGAAATCAAAAAAGATGAATTTGTCTTAGCTTTTCTAACTCAGGTTCTCCTTCCATACAGGGTTAATCAAAACTCATATATTGTAATGCCTGAAGATAGAAAATACTAGTTAAATTATTAGAGTCCTtatctggattaaaaaaaaataatctcatatTAGCACAGTGGAGCAAGAATACAAATTTTCATTTGCTACTCCAATTTCTCCAGCAGATGAAGTTGAGCAAATTTTATGTTGCTTAGGTAAAATTACGTACATTCAGTTTTGAATTTGATCAGTCTTGGTCCCTGTTCTTCtatgtttgtttaaaaacagtttttcagtgtATCTTGAGAAGCAGACAAGAAGAGGGTAACAATACATGCATGTGTGCAGACACAGAGTAGTCCTGTGCTTATAAAAATTCAAAGTcatcagcttttctgaaaaaaaccccacaacaaccacaaacaaaccaacaacctgTTACTCGtgtttttgtatttgaaaagccTCTGGATAAGTGATATTCTCAGCTGTCTCAAACTTGTATGTGGACAGTACATAGTTCTTTCATACTGTGTAGTACAGACCTCCTAGTCCACAATGCTGTAGGCATGTTATTTAGAGTAGGATCCATTCTACTTAAGTATTGAAATTTAGGAAGACACAATCCCATTCTGGAAGACCTCAAAAGtacctctctctctctattgaccagaaaaacccaaaagtcAATTATTCTACTAGACAACTATAATTTAGATACTAGTTAGGATCCTGAACAATGCCTAAATTGATTTCTCTATTTCTGTTTGCCTGTTAAGTGCCATTGTTATTTAACAGTAAGATGTTCCTCCTGCATGGGGATAATAATGAGTTGTGATTTATGAGAAACTTAAATCACTTTGGGATACTCAGGTACAGAGTTTGAAGCACTTACCACTACCATGAATATCAAAAAAGGGATCACTTAATGGGTAATTTCAGCTCtgatatttaatttcttcctgaactTGTATTGCCAATTTCAAACAAGCATTTAGGTTGGCAGTGACCTCTTGAGATTTTCAAGTCAAACTCCCCTACTGAAGCAGGCTTGAGTAGAGCAGGTTGTTCAGGACTGTGGCCAGTTGGGTTTTGAGTATTTCCCTATCTCTGAACTTCATGGTCTCAGAAATGTTAATCTGAAATTggtatataattttttatttgtaataaagCTCCCTTACTAAACATCCTATACAGTAAGGCACCATTCTCACAAAGAAAGCTAGGTTTGTTTTTAACTCTTAAGGCTGacattctgttattttttgctgttaattaTCAAAGTTAAACTTCCTAGACTACTCATTAATCCTGAATATGGCCACAATACCAGATAATCATACAGGACAATTTAAATTCTTCTGGTCCTTAAAGTGTGAAATTTACCAGCTCTTGATTTCATGCTACATGGAATaagtttcacattttttctgctttatctttCCTAGTCTGTGACTTGGAAGCTGTATGGTTCAGTTTTTCACTGACAACATACTGGTATTCTATCCTGCAACTGCAAAATTAATACTAAACTACTGGCTGCTGCACTATTGGACTTTGGCTCCTTTCTGATGAAGGGTCTAACCTGTCATTCAGTCATTTTTGTGTTTACCTCTTTGTGATCAGCACACCAAGATGAAATCCAAGCAGAGATGCCAGGGTGATTGCTTCACATTACTCTGAAAGCCCTTCACTGGGAACTTTCACACATGGCTTTTACAGCATTTGTtaaatatgttaaatatttgttaaataACACACAATGTGTGTAGAGATCATTATTAGTGGAGGAAATAGAACAGGAggtttcaaattaatttctgggGTCACACTGAGCAGGGGTAGGGGTCAAATTCTACTGCTGTTAAAATCAAAGGGTTTTTTGCCATTCTCTCCAAAGGCTCCAGGATTCACTTTAACTTCCTGACTTCCAGGTCTGGGCCTTTGTAACGAGAACTTGTATGGTCTGCTGACTGGGTGACTAGTGAGTCAGATCTTACTATCACATTGTCTACTTGATGTTTAAACTCGTCTTGAGTTATTAGCTAGATGCTGGGAAAGAAGATTTGATCACAAGTGATTTGAAGATGGTTATCTCCAGATTTCTAGGAAATACATTGCCCAAATACTCAGCAGCAAGGAACACTGGCTAAACTAAGCCACACACCATGACTGTTCCCATTGCAGGAGACATACACATTGGCATTCTAACCCTTTTACCTGATTGTAGAGAAATCCAGGGAAAACATAATTTCACAAGGATTGGATTCTAAAATGGCAGAGCAGCAAAAAGCAAGGAATCTGAAGCAACAGATttggcccatccctggaagtgttcaaggccaggttggatggggctctgagcaacctggtccagtgggaggtgtccctgcccatgcaggggggttggaactagatgatctttcaggtcccttccaacccaaaccgttctgtgattctatgaacagtTTGTGCTTTAGCTAGCAGATGAGCAATGCTGTCCCTCCTTAAACCTGTGTCATTTCTTGCTCTTAATACCAGGAAAAAGAGGTGGTACTTAAGAAGAACTGTTTACCTCTGCACATAATTCAAATACTTGGGAATGATACTTCACATCATCTTCACTTGACAGTTCCTTCAAATCATGTCCAGAACAAAATACAGGTCCTTCAGCTGCAAAGAATTTCAGGAAAAGTCAGCGTGAATTAATCAAGAAGGCAGGGGTAGCAGCATATCAGTGCCTCAGCTAAAGGTGTCAATGAGATGTCAATGGTCAAAAAGGAGCTCGCAGAGGGAGTTCTTAGAGAGTCCTGAAACATTGCCTTCCGGATTTTGTAATAACTTTCAATTGCCACAGTGCAACATTTCATCACAATAATActtataaatatttctaaagacGCAGTTTTACTCCTATTCCAAGCTAACCCAGTTAAAAAGAAGGCACTTCACACCTCTGAGCCCAGGATTTTTTAAGGACACAATTGCACAGCTCCCTGGTAAAATGTAAACTAGTCAGCTGGAGCAAGGAGATGGAGTGCTCTGCTCTCAGACTAACACACACAGTCCTTAGTTATTGTACCCAGCACTAGTGATTAACTTTCGCTAAATAAGCATCAAGATTTTTGTGTCACGGCATTCAAGGCCACAACGGGGCGAAAAAAAAATGAAACGAAAAAAGGCTGCTTTGCTAGAGGAGAACCAGAAGGGCTGCTGGGGCATCTTTTCCTCCACTGCTAAAACTCTCATCGAGAGAATCCCAAAAGGCATGTTCCCCAGGGTCTGGGCAGCAAAGGAGCAGATTCTGTGGACCTAAGTTTTGGGTTGACTTGCCTTCCAGTGGCAGCTACGATCAAAACACCATTTATGGGTACAGTGTATTTACCACAATTTTCCTTTGTCAAGTGGGTATCTGCCATAAGAATAAACCAGTGTGATGCTTCAGAATCTTTCAGAACTCCTCAAGGTATTTGCATGGATGAGATATTTCCAACCACAACTACGCAGACACCACCTTAcctgtgtttttgtttcttacGGGCAAGATTATTGTGGCAGTCTATCCAGAAATAACCACACAATTAACATCAGTCAGCTCATGGGATCAGCAATACCTATCTGGAAATTAATCACATCTGCATTTGTGCCCCATAGAAGTAGAATCCACTGCAAAGTCTGTTTTAAAGACTCAAAGCGTTCCCTGAGAAGTCTTTAATTTTCTTGAGATTGCACTCCATTCTGCTATGGAATTGGAATTCCAATAGGAAcatgcaatttctttttaaactaaaacaaacaaaatacgGAATTGCGCTGGCAAACTCCCAGAATACTGCACTGCCAGAAAGAATCTGAAGTGTTTCACAAAATTTTAAactgcaaatatatatatttaaactcACCCCTGTGAAATTAGCTTACTTCCATGTTCATATGTGTGCACAAACacacaatgttttcttttacatacAGGACACAACAGCATCCTAAATTAATAAACTTATTTCTCCAAGGTGTTTGGaaggggggcaggggaagatTATCTTAAAatagcagagggaaaaaaagatggcTTAAGAACAGCTCAGGATTCATTATCGTTAAGAACTCAACAGGTTAATACctaaatggaagaaaactgtaAGAGTTTCTGAGAGATACTTTACATCTGCACATTTTGTGTAACTGAAGTATCAAGATTATGGTCTCCCCTTCACTGGagagttttaaaaacagttttgacAAACCAGTGGCAAAGATAACAAGGCTGATTCTGGCTTACAGCAGGGGAACAGAGCACAAGATTTGAAGAAACCTTGTGAGCCCTGTTTACTGTGACCTCTACCTGCTACCAAAGGCAACGAGTGTCACACCAGCTCAGCCTATTCCTGCCCAAAAACCTGTATCTGGGAATGTTATTTCTTCAGTTTGACAACCATTAGAACCTGGTGTTTGTTCTGTTAAAAGTATCctttaaatactgatttttaaaccAGTTATTTAATCTACTGATTGTTTTTACTAAAGGAAAAAGCTAATGAACTCTGTAAACACACTGCACGACCTGACGTTTTGAAACGTGTTTGTACAGTGTCTCTTCTTAACTATCCacaaaaatataacaaaaacccaagcaaatTGTTAATGCCATGTTAAAAAGTGAGGAATCAAGTATGTGAGAGGGGAAACGGGGATGAGTGTAAGAGAACGGCAGGGTCTGAAGGGGGAGGCACAGGCAGGACACCCCGCCTGCTCCTGGCCAGCTGCAGGGAAAACAACACTCGGGCTCCTTCCCGTCCCATTCGCGGCAATTCTCTGAGAGATTTCGGTTCAGACTCCgtttcttctccccccccccccatcccccgtTCTCCTCCGTCTGACACGGCGGTACCTGAGATGACGATAACCCGGAGCTCTTTGCTCTTGACGTCGTGCAGCAGGTCCTCCCTGAGGGACTGCAGCATGGCGAGGGACAGGGCGTTTCTGCTCCTCGGGTTGTTCAGGAGGATGCTTCTGTAGCAGCCGTTAAAAACAAGGAAGGTTACTccttaaaacacaaaacaaacaaaccaaccacccCAAACCAAGAGCGGAGCCACCAAGGCGTTCAGAGCGCCCAGGCCGCTCGGGGCCTCACCGGACGCCCTGGGCCTGCCGCCGCACCGTCAGCCCCTCGGGCGAGCCGGGCTgcgcgggccccgccgcggcgcGGCTGAAGGCCACGGCCAGGGCCTTCCTCAGCCGCCGGAGCCCAGCAGCGGCCATGCCTGCCCGGCCGGGGCTCGCTACCGACCCCGCCAGGCCGGCGGGCCCCGGGCTGCAGCCGCTGCCTCTGGGCGGGGCCGGCCGAGGCAGCGGGGGCAtcggggaggaggagggaggccCGTGTCTCCTCGCCAGGCAGCGAGGGCTGGCGGGGGGGGACTGAAGAAACCCACCTAGAGCTTCCCTCGCCCACCGCTTGGCTTCTCAGGCACGGGTTTTGAGACCTCCTAGGACCTCCTGATGCGCAGCCCTGGGTGAGAAGGTAGCTCTGCGGGCTTGAGGAAGAGGGGCTGGAAAGTTGTCTGGCGGGAAACGACCGGAGGGTGTTGGTCGACAGCGGCTGAATATCggccagcagggtgcccagctGGCCgggaaggccaccagcatcccgGCTGGTgccagcactggtgtggccggcaggaccagggcaggggtTGTCCCCACGCGCTCAGCGCTGGTGAGGCCGCGCCTCAGATACTCGGTTCAGTGTTggggcccctcactacaagaaggaacATTGAGGggttggagcgagtccagagaagctgGTGTTCAAGGAGCACCTGGAgtgcaaggagcagctgagggaagcggggctgtttagcctggagcaAAAGAGGCTGTGcgggagaccttactgctctctgcagcta carries:
- the ECHDC3 gene encoding enoyl-CoA hydratase domain-containing protein 3, mitochondrial; translation: MAAAGLRRLRKALAVAFSRAAAGPAQPGSPEGLTVRRQAQGVRSILLNNPRSRNALSLAMLQSLREDLLHDVKSKELRVIVISAEGPVFCSGHDLKELSSEDDVKYHSQVFELCAEVMTLIQKLPVPVIAKVNGLATAAGCQLVASCDIAVASEKSQFATPGVNIGLFCSTPAVALGRSLPRKVALEMLFTGEPLSAQEALMHGLVSKVVPEDKLEEETMKISHKICKSSKSVLALGKATFYRQMAQDLDTAYKITTQVMADNLTLRDGQEGIEAFIQKRKPVWSHSQDKKK